TTCTTCTCCCCGAAGGCCCCCCACTTGCGCATGACCGCCTTGTCGGGGTCCGAGAGCAGCGTCAGGGTCAGCGCGTCGCGCTCCCGGAACTTCGCCAGCTTCTCCGGCTTGTCGGGCGAGACCCCGAGCACCTCGTAGCCGTCCCTGCGCAGCGACTCCAGGCTGTCGGAGAAGTCGCAGGCCTGCTTGGTGCAGCCGGGCGTCATCGCCGCCGGGTAGAAGTACACGATCACCTTGCGCCCGCGCAGGTCCGACAGCCGCACCTCACCGCCCTGGTCGTCGGCCAGGGCGAAGTCGGGGGCGGCGTCCCCGGGGGTCAGGCGGTCGCTCACGGTGTGGCTCCTCGGCAGATTCGTTATTGCAACTCATTTGCAATAAACTGATTTCCAGTTGGCCTCCAACGTATCCCAGCCGTCCCAGAAGCACCTCAGGAGTCGCTCGTGCACGTGCCAGACGGATTCCTCGACGTCCCCACGTCCTTGGCGACGGCCGGCCTGGCGGTCGTCGGCGTCGGGGTGGCACTCCGTGGCGCCCGGCGCGAGCTCGACGACCGCACGGCTCCCCTGGCCGGACTCGTGGCGGCATTCGTCTTCGCCGCCCAGATGCTCAAGTTCCCCGTCGGAGCAGGCACCTCGGGCCACCTGCTCGGCGGAGCCCTCGCTGCCGTGCTGGTCGGGCCCTGGACCGCCACGTTGAGCATGTCCGTGGTGCTCCTCGTCCAGAGCCTGTTGTTCGCCGACGGGGGGCTCACCGCGCTCGGCACCAACATCACCCTCCTGGGCATCGTCGGCGTGTGGACCGGCTGGCTGGTCTTCCGCGGCGCCCAGCGAGTGCTTCCCCAGCGTGCCTCGATGGTGGTGCCCGCGGCGGCGGTCGCCGCGCTCGTCTCCGTGCCGGCAGCGGCGCTCGCCTTCACGGCCCTGTATGCCGTGGGAGGCCAGGTGCCCATCCCCCTGGTCCCGCTCGCGATGACGATGGTGGGCTGGCACACGCTGATCGGCCTCGGCGAGGCGGCCATCACGGGCCTGGCGGTCTCCACCGTGGTGCTCGTGCGGCCCGACCTCGTGCACGGCGCCCGGCGAGTGCTCGCCCGACGGCA
This genomic interval from Knoellia sp. p5-6-4 contains the following:
- the bcp gene encoding thioredoxin-dependent thiol peroxidase is translated as MSDRLTPGDAAPDFALADDQGGEVRLSDLRGRKVIVYFYPAAMTPGCTKQACDFSDSLESLRRDGYEVLGVSPDKPEKLAKFRERDALTLTLLSDPDKAVMRKWGAFGEKKLYGKTVEGVIRSTVVLDEQGTVSHAWYNVKATGHVAKLRRDLGLD
- a CDS encoding energy-coupling factor ABC transporter permease, coding for MHVPDGFLDVPTSLATAGLAVVGVGVALRGARRELDDRTAPLAGLVAAFVFAAQMLKFPVGAGTSGHLLGGALAAVLVGPWTATLSMSVVLLVQSLLFADGGLTALGTNITLLGIVGVWTGWLVFRGAQRVLPQRASMVVPAAAVAALVSVPAAALAFTALYAVGGQVPIPLVPLAMTMVGWHTLIGLGEAAITGLAVSTVVLVRPDLVHGARRVLARRHLVVVRPEQDSVAA